In a genomic window of Deinococcus roseus:
- the secG gene encoding preprotein translocase subunit SecG, translated as MQTIVYILYILAALGVVLFVLLQTPKQSGLSSGMGGGSDLFGGKGYEGGLIRLSSICGGLFIVLALVLNFISK; from the coding sequence ATGCAGACCATCGTTTACATCCTTTACATCCTCGCTGCCCTTGGGGTGGTTCTGTTTGTGCTGCTGCAAACCCCCAAGCAATCCGGTCTGTCCAGTGGCATGGGCGGCGGCTCTGACCTCTTTGGAGGCAAAGGTTATGAAGGTGGCCTGATCCGCCTGAGCAGCATTTGCGGTGGCCTGTTCATTGTGCTGGCCCTGGTGCTGAACTTCATTTCCAAATAA
- a CDS encoding ABC transporter ATP-binding protein produces MAATSDVLLAVNNLKTYFFTDEGVVKSVDGVTFHINKGETLAVVGESGSGKSVTSLSIMRLIQSPPGKIVEGEILFTGKDQSRRDLTKLDEASMRKIRGNDISMIFQEPMTSLNPVYTIGDQIAEAVMLHQAKNRKDAMEVAVQMLEFVGIPAARKRVNEYPHQMSGGMRQRVMIAMALSCNPALLIADEPTTALDVTIQAQILDLMRKLQREIGMSILFITHNLGVVAEMADRVVVMYGGRVVEEGDVVEIFKAPKHPYTMGLLNSIPRVDYQSEDTGVKRKLEAIPGNVPNPLRLPPGCAFAPRCKFMVEDCNKAVPPLEDTGNGHMSRCIRWREI; encoded by the coding sequence ATGGCTGCAACCAGCGACGTCTTGCTGGCTGTTAATAACCTCAAGACGTACTTTTTCACGGATGAAGGGGTCGTCAAGAGCGTGGATGGGGTGACCTTCCACATCAACAAAGGTGAAACCCTCGCTGTCGTGGGTGAATCGGGATCAGGCAAGTCTGTCACCAGCCTGTCCATCATGCGACTCATTCAAAGCCCTCCCGGCAAAATTGTGGAAGGGGAAATCCTCTTCACGGGCAAAGACCAGTCCAGAAGAGACCTGACCAAACTGGATGAAGCGTCCATGCGCAAGATCCGTGGAAACGACATCTCCATGATCTTCCAGGAGCCCATGACCAGCCTGAACCCTGTATATACCATCGGGGACCAGATCGCAGAAGCCGTGATGCTGCACCAAGCCAAAAACCGCAAGGATGCCATGGAAGTGGCTGTGCAGATGCTGGAATTTGTGGGCATTCCTGCCGCCAGAAAACGGGTCAATGAATACCCCCACCAGATGTCCGGGGGCATGCGTCAGCGTGTGATGATCGCCATGGCCCTGAGCTGCAACCCTGCCCTCCTGATCGCAGATGAGCCCACCACAGCGCTGGACGTGACCATCCAGGCCCAGATTCTGGACCTGATGCGCAAACTGCAACGCGAGATTGGCATGAGCATCCTGTTCATCACCCACAACCTGGGTGTGGTGGCAGAAATGGCTGACCGTGTGGTGGTGATGTACGGAGGCCGTGTGGTGGAAGAAGGGGATGTGGTGGAGATCTTCAAAGCCCCCAAACACCCTTACACCATGGGACTGCTCAACTCCATTCCCCGTGTGGACTACCAGTCTGAAGACACCGGGGTCAAACGCAAACTGGAAGCCATCCCTGGCAATGTGCCCAACCCCCTGAGGTTGCCCCCCGGATGTGCATTTGCACCCCGCTGCAAATTCATGGTGGAAGACTGCAACAAAGCTGTGCCTCCGCTGGAAGACACCGGGAACGGCCACATGTCCCGTTGCATCCGCTGGAGAGAAATATGA
- a CDS encoding ABC transporter ATP-binding protein, whose amino-acid sequence MTQKPAFQKDMSFTEKDQPLLEVKNLQKYFPIRGGILSRVVANVKAVDDVSFSLSRGEVVGLVGESGSGKTTVGRSLLRLIEPSGGEVKFEGVDITKLSKAQMREYRKKMQIIFQDPFASLNPRMTVADIIGEALQIHHIGTPQERTERVGALLKRVGLLPEHMRRYPHEFSGGQRQRIGIARALAVDPSFIVADEPVSALDVSIQAQVVNLIQDLQKEMNLTVLFIAHDLAVVEYICDRVIVMYLGRIMEIATSRELYLNPKHPYTEALLSAAPIPDPTVKRDRIILEGDIPSPINPPSGCVFRTRCRYAIAECANKVPELREVAPGHFKACIRDDIL is encoded by the coding sequence ATGACCCAGAAACCTGCCTTTCAGAAAGACATGAGCTTCACAGAAAAAGACCAGCCTTTGCTGGAAGTCAAAAACCTGCAAAAATACTTCCCCATCCGTGGTGGCATCCTGTCCCGTGTGGTGGCGAACGTCAAAGCTGTGGACGATGTGTCCTTCAGCCTGAGCCGTGGAGAAGTGGTGGGTCTGGTGGGTGAATCTGGCTCTGGCAAGACCACGGTGGGCCGCAGCCTGCTGCGCCTGATTGAACCCTCTGGTGGTGAGGTGAAATTTGAAGGCGTGGACATCACCAAACTGTCCAAAGCCCAGATGCGCGAGTACCGCAAGAAGATGCAGATCATCTTCCAGGATCCTTTCGCTTCTTTGAACCCCCGCATGACTGTGGCCGACATCATCGGTGAGGCCCTGCAGATCCACCACATTGGCACCCCCCAGGAGCGCACCGAACGTGTGGGTGCCTTGCTGAAACGTGTGGGCTTGCTCCCCGAGCACATGCGCCGCTACCCCCATGAGTTCTCCGGGGGTCAGCGTCAGCGCATCGGGATTGCCCGTGCACTGGCCGTTGACCCGAGCTTCATCGTGGCAGACGAGCCTGTTTCTGCACTGGACGTGTCCATCCAGGCACAGGTGGTCAACCTGATTCAGGACCTGCAAAAGGAAATGAACCTGACCGTGCTGTTCATTGCGCACGACCTGGCCGTGGTGGAATACATCTGTGACCGGGTGATCGTGATGTACCTGGGCCGCATCATGGAAATTGCCACCAGCCGCGAACTGTACCTGAATCCCAAGCACCCTTATACCGAGGCGCTGCTGAGTGCTGCTCCCATTCCCGATCCCACGGTGAAACGGGACCGCATCATTCTGGAAGGGGACATTCCCAGCCCCATCAACCCCCCCAGTGGCTGTGTGTTCCGCACCCGCTGCCGGTATGCCATTGCTGAATGCGCCAACAAAGTGCCTGAACTGCGTGAAGTCGCTCCGGGCCATTTCAAGGCATGCATCCGCGATGACATTCTTTAA
- a CDS encoding PAS domain-containing sensor histidine kinase, translating into MIPEQRTLSQLPLTQVLHALPEPAWLASADGLECIYNHKLTETFPVVQQSRAEQQNLLHPEDRAMLQQLFAAGFQGQQEFRVSFRVRQDTDLAGTNLYQWHQVQVNPVLDQHQVLAWLGIVRPLDQTRDVLEALFEHAPVGMALLDPGYRLQMINPKLTERTRYTRDEYLKSHLGELFPDTFQQVRPLIDQVLSSGEQLEPMAFQSLYPPEGQPAPHWQITYFPVKTRDGRMLGVGSLTENISARKEAEQQLQESREFLRRITEAVPAVISLRDVETGKTLFSNNYAASVIGYALSELEAMTETELIQLFPAEERADTYQHYQTIPDLAEGEVREREFRIRHKNGQWRWIYGKTTIFTRDAQGKALSALSASLDITERKEFEVALKHSEQQLIRLMEAQKRFVSEASHEIKTPLAGIQGNLEVLLRYADIPEEEKREILQDCHREATRLGRLVQDLLGMARGNTDLQMIEDDVRLEGMVQDTFRELERTRGNRQIRLGEVEPCLVLGDPDRLKQLLVILISNAIKYTPAGGQVTLQLKRQGHQAEIRVSDTGIGIGKEDLKHVFERFYRADLSHQGIEDPGGSGLGLSIARWIVEEHKGHIHLESELGKGTTAVVTFPLIG; encoded by the coding sequence ATGATCCCAGAGCAAAGGACACTCTCGCAGCTTCCCCTCACCCAGGTCTTGCATGCCCTGCCAGAACCTGCGTGGCTGGCCTCTGCAGATGGTCTGGAGTGCATTTACAACCACAAGCTGACCGAAACTTTTCCGGTGGTTCAGCAATCCAGGGCAGAACAGCAAAACCTGCTGCATCCAGAAGACCGGGCAATGTTGCAGCAACTCTTTGCGGCAGGGTTTCAGGGCCAGCAGGAATTCAGGGTGAGCTTCAGGGTCAGGCAGGACACGGATCTTGCAGGAACCAACCTGTACCAATGGCATCAGGTGCAGGTGAACCCTGTGCTGGATCAGCATCAGGTGCTGGCCTGGCTGGGCATTGTGCGACCTCTGGACCAGACCCGCGATGTGCTGGAAGCCCTGTTTGAACATGCTCCGGTGGGCATGGCTTTGCTGGATCCAGGGTACCGCCTGCAGATGATCAATCCCAAACTGACCGAACGCACCCGCTACACCCGGGACGAATACCTGAAGTCCCATCTGGGAGAATTGTTTCCTGACACGTTCCAGCAGGTCAGGCCCCTGATTGATCAGGTGCTCAGCAGTGGGGAACAGCTGGAACCCATGGCCTTCCAGAGCCTTTATCCTCCCGAGGGCCAGCCAGCACCACACTGGCAGATCACCTATTTCCCGGTGAAAACCCGGGATGGGCGCATGCTGGGGGTGGGCAGCCTGACCGAAAACATCTCGGCGCGCAAGGAGGCCGAGCAACAATTGCAGGAAAGCCGGGAGTTTTTGCGGCGCATCACCGAAGCCGTGCCAGCGGTGATCAGCCTGCGGGATGTGGAAACGGGCAAGACCCTGTTTTCCAACAATTACGCTGCATCGGTGATCGGGTATGCACTGTCTGAACTGGAAGCCATGACTGAGACAGAACTCATCCAGTTGTTTCCTGCAGAAGAACGGGCAGACACCTACCAGCATTACCAGACCATTCCTGACCTCGCAGAAGGCGAGGTGCGTGAAAGGGAATTTCGCATCAGGCACAAGAATGGCCAGTGGCGCTGGATTTATGGCAAGACCACCATTTTTACCAGAGACGCCCAGGGCAAAGCCCTCAGTGCCCTCAGTGCCAGCCTGGACATCACCGAACGCAAAGAATTTGAGGTGGCCCTCAAGCACAGCGAGCAGCAATTGATTCGCCTGATGGAAGCCCAGAAACGTTTTGTGTCAGAAGCCTCCCATGAAATCAAAACCCCTCTGGCAGGCATTCAGGGCAATTTAGAGGTTCTGCTGCGTTATGCGGACATCCCAGAAGAAGAAAAACGGGAAATCCTGCAGGACTGTCACCGGGAAGCCACCCGTCTGGGACGGCTGGTGCAGGATTTGCTGGGCATGGCTCGCGGCAACACCGACCTGCAAATGATCGAAGACGATGTGCGGCTGGAGGGAATGGTGCAGGACACTTTCCGCGAGCTGGAACGCACCCGGGGAAACCGCCAAATTCGCCTGGGAGAGGTGGAGCCCTGTCTGGTGCTGGGAGACCCGGACCGCCTCAAGCAACTGCTGGTGATCTTGATCAGCAATGCCATCAAATACACCCCAGCTGGAGGTCAGGTCACCTTGCAGCTGAAACGGCAGGGCCATCAAGCAGAGATTCGTGTCTCTGACACCGGGATTGGTATTGGCAAAGAAGACCTCAAGCATGTTTTTGAGCGTTTTTACCGGGCAGATCTCTCCCATCAGGGAATTGAGGATCCTGGCGGTTCGGGACTGGGTCTGTCCATTGCCCGCTGGATTGTGGAAGAACACAAAGGCCACATTCACCTGGAAAGCGAACTGGGCAAAGGCACCACTGCTGTTGTCACCTTCCCCCTGATCGGATGA
- a CDS encoding DUF4139 domain-containing protein → MKRFALIALGLLASAQAADLRIYPGFAEIRENVQVSENYTLNLPIEHFAQILPGSLTLEGLDVLNQTSRQVISSLEGQKVLVQKGNETIEAEVIRAEDFLLKDLKTGRYFYGDPRSIEYLSVPQLPSYQVDFLVSRPGKGTLSYLTQGITWNPRYNLNITDAGHTFAAWADITNNTGRKLTVDNTELFGGDVNLNQSYNPPMPMVREGAAMMDKSTANEIQAQGEAGGLYRYDLSQPFTLAANGTYTLPFVKPQTKVTPYLAANTYFYPQTTEGNLSRMYKFTSSEFLPRGTITVREDGRILGQAQVPDLTADRETLLNLGRDADVSFKRDVKTVSQNDSKAVYNVTLTLKNNKKRAVQAQFKDMLSGKFEIKGNVKATTEGVLVEPKLNAGEKRTYTYTITQIYK, encoded by the coding sequence ATGAAAAGATTTGCACTGATTGCCCTGGGCCTGCTGGCCTCTGCACAAGCCGCCGATTTGCGCATTTACCCCGGATTCGCAGAAATCCGTGAAAACGTTCAGGTGAGCGAAAACTACACCCTGAACCTGCCCATTGAACATTTTGCCCAGATCCTTCCAGGCAGCCTGACCCTGGAAGGTCTGGATGTGCTGAACCAGACCAGTCGCCAGGTGATCAGTTCCCTGGAAGGCCAGAAGGTGCTGGTGCAAAAAGGCAATGAAACCATCGAAGCCGAAGTGATCCGTGCAGAAGACTTCCTGCTGAAAGACCTCAAAACCGGACGTTACTTTTACGGTGATCCCCGCAGCATCGAGTATCTGAGTGTTCCCCAGCTTCCCAGCTATCAGGTGGATTTCCTGGTCTCCAGACCAGGCAAAGGCACCCTCAGTTACCTGACCCAGGGCATCACCTGGAATCCCCGTTACAACCTCAACATCACCGATGCCGGGCACACCTTTGCCGCCTGGGCAGACATCACCAACAACACGGGACGCAAACTGACCGTGGACAACACCGAACTGTTCGGGGGAGATGTCAACCTCAACCAGAGCTACAACCCCCCCATGCCCATGGTCCGGGAAGGTGCAGCCATGATGGACAAGTCCACCGCCAATGAAATCCAGGCACAGGGCGAAGCAGGCGGTCTTTACCGTTACGACCTCTCTCAGCCTTTCACCCTGGCGGCCAATGGCACCTACACCCTGCCTTTCGTGAAACCCCAGACCAAAGTCACCCCTTATCTGGCAGCCAACACCTACTTCTACCCCCAGACCACCGAGGGCAACCTGAGCCGCATGTACAAATTCACCAGCAGCGAATTCCTGCCCAGAGGCACCATCACCGTGCGGGAAGATGGCCGCATCCTTGGACAGGCCCAGGTCCCTGACCTGACCGCCGACAGGGAAACCCTGCTGAACCTGGGCAGAGACGCCGATGTCAGCTTCAAACGGGATGTCAAAACCGTTTCCCAGAACGACAGCAAGGCCGTTTACAACGTCACCCTCACCCTGAAGAACAACAAGAAACGCGCCGTGCAGGCCCAGTTCAAAGACATGCTCTCTGGCAAGTTCGAGATCAAGGGCAATGTCAAAGCCACCACCGAAGGTGTGCTGGTCGAACCCAAACTGAACGCTGGCGAGAAACGCACCTACACCTACACCATCACCCAGATCTACAAGTAA
- a CDS encoding MerR family transcriptional regulator, with protein MGEIGFLSIGNFSRLSRISIRSLRFYDEIQLLLPQFVDPSSGYRFYIAEQLKDAEKIRLLRSLDVPLENIREILSGTDEVVEQVIEQHRHRLRLQIEELQRTLQHLDRVSMHHQDIRPTLEQEPPSRILSLGLMTGLAGIEATRERTSRMLLHYAEEQGLKVVSPYMELRSVFINDQKDLFKPEMVTKVCPIDDPFEIELAYAVEGDAEVKSPFLLREMPAGTYLTLTHLGPYEPLHLVHQAMLEYVQKNNMTFLGGIREVYLKGAQDTPDADGWITRVQYQVAVLQ; from the coding sequence ATGGGTGAGATTGGTTTTCTGTCCATCGGTAATTTTTCCAGGCTCAGTCGGATTTCCATCCGTTCCCTGAGGTTTTACGACGAGATCCAGTTGCTGTTGCCGCAGTTTGTGGATCCCTCATCGGGGTACCGTTTTTACATTGCAGAACAGTTGAAAGACGCCGAGAAAATCCGCTTGTTGCGTTCTCTGGATGTGCCCCTGGAAAACATCCGGGAAATCCTTTCTGGCACGGATGAAGTGGTGGAGCAGGTGATCGAGCAGCACCGGCACAGGTTGAGGCTGCAGATTGAGGAACTGCAGCGCACCTTGCAGCATCTGGATCGGGTGTCCATGCACCACCAGGACATCAGACCCACGCTGGAACAGGAACCTCCCAGCAGAATCCTGAGCCTGGGCCTGATGACCGGGCTTGCAGGGATTGAGGCCACCCGTGAACGGACCTCCAGAATGTTGCTGCATTATGCAGAAGAGCAGGGTCTGAAGGTGGTGTCTCCGTACATGGAGTTGCGCAGCGTGTTCATCAACGACCAGAAGGACCTCTTCAAGCCAGAAATGGTGACGAAGGTGTGTCCCATAGACGATCCCTTTGAAATTGAGCTGGCTTATGCTGTTGAGGGCGATGCAGAGGTGAAAAGCCCGTTTTTGCTCAGGGAAATGCCTGCGGGCACCTACCTGACCCTCACCCATCTGGGTCCTTATGAGCCCTTGCATCTGGTGCATCAGGCCATGCTGGAATACGTGCAGAAGAACAACATGACTTTTCTGGGAGGCATTCGGGAGGTCTACCTGAAGGGGGCTCAGGACACCCCGGATGCCGATGGCTGGATCACCCGTGTCCAGTATCAGGTGGCTGTTTTGCAGTGA
- the scpA gene encoding methylmalonyl-CoA mutase — MDKLNRQAWQDLARKELRGNGPETLNRTTPEGVTIRPLYTAEDQQNLPQQEALPGLPPFTRGVRATMYTHRPWTIRQYAGFSTAEESNRFYRENLRMGQKGLSVAFDLATHRGYDSDHPRVTGDVGKAGVAIDSVEDMKILFEGIPLDQMSVSMTMNGAVLPVLASFIVAGEEQGVSQAQLSGTIQNDILKEFMVRNTYIYPPEFSMRIVSDIIEYTANHMPKFNSISISGYHMQEAGANAALELAYTLADGLEYVRSALKKGLDIDAFAPRLSFFFGMGMNFFMEVAKLRAARLLWSELLSPFQPRNPQSLALRTHCQTSGWSLTALDPYNNIIRTTIEAMAAVMGGTQSLHTNAFDEALGLPTEFSARLARNTQLILQEETDITHTVDPFGGSHFMETLTHDLAEEARKILAEVENLGGMTKALEQGIPKLRIEESAARKQARIDSGQDVIVGVNRYRLDSETPVDVLQIDNVKVRKQQIARLKQIRSSRDSQKVDAVLKNLEQAGLSGEGNLLALSIEAMRVRATVGEVSTALEHAFGRYRAEVKSMTGVYASHYADQERIADLRKQTEAFQERTGRRPRILVVKLGQDGHDRGARVIATGLADVGFDVDLGSLFQTPEEAARQAIENDVHVVGVSTQAAGHLTLVPDLIAELQKQGAGDILVVAGGVIPPQDHHLLYEAGVSAIFTPGTVVMDAAQDLLNLLQDAQS, encoded by the coding sequence ATGGACAAATTGAACAGGCAAGCGTGGCAGGACCTCGCCCGCAAAGAACTGCGGGGCAATGGCCCCGAAACCCTGAACCGGACCACCCCTGAAGGTGTGACCATCAGGCCCCTCTACACGGCAGAAGACCAGCAGAACCTTCCCCAGCAGGAGGCTCTTCCCGGGTTGCCACCTTTCACCCGTGGGGTCAGGGCCACCATGTACACCCACCGGCCCTGGACCATCCGGCAGTATGCAGGGTTTTCTACAGCTGAAGAATCCAACCGCTTTTACCGTGAGAACCTGCGCATGGGTCAGAAGGGGCTTTCGGTGGCCTTCGATCTCGCCACCCACCGGGGCTACGATTCAGACCATCCCAGGGTGACCGGAGATGTGGGCAAAGCGGGTGTGGCCATTGATTCTGTCGAGGACATGAAAATCCTCTTTGAGGGCATTCCGCTGGACCAGATGAGCGTGTCCATGACCATGAACGGGGCGGTGCTTCCGGTGCTGGCGTCTTTCATTGTGGCGGGCGAGGAGCAGGGGGTCTCGCAGGCGCAGCTTTCCGGGACCATCCAGAACGACATTCTGAAAGAATTCATGGTGAGGAACACCTACATTTACCCACCAGAATTCAGCATGCGGATTGTCTCTGACATCATCGAGTACACCGCGAACCACATGCCAAAGTTCAACAGCATTTCCATTTCTGGGTACCACATGCAGGAAGCCGGAGCGAATGCGGCCCTGGAACTGGCTTACACCCTGGCAGATGGCCTGGAATACGTGCGTTCAGCCCTCAAAAAAGGTCTGGACATTGACGCTTTTGCCCCCAGACTCAGTTTCTTCTTCGGGATGGGCATGAATTTCTTCATGGAGGTGGCCAAACTGCGGGCTGCAAGGCTGCTGTGGTCAGAACTGCTGTCTCCTTTTCAGCCCAGAAACCCCCAGAGTCTGGCCCTCAGAACGCACTGTCAGACTTCAGGCTGGAGTTTGACTGCGCTGGATCCATACAACAACATCATCCGCACCACCATTGAGGCCATGGCGGCTGTGATGGGGGGTACCCAGTCCCTGCACACCAATGCTTTTGATGAAGCGCTGGGCCTGCCCACCGAATTCAGTGCCCGCCTTGCCCGCAACACCCAGCTGATTTTGCAGGAAGAAACAGACATCACCCATACAGTGGACCCGTTTGGGGGCAGCCATTTCATGGAAACCCTCACCCATGATCTGGCAGAGGAGGCACGCAAGATCCTCGCAGAAGTGGAAAACCTGGGGGGCATGACAAAAGCGCTGGAGCAGGGCATTCCCAAATTGCGCATCGAGGAGAGTGCGGCCCGCAAACAGGCCCGCATTGACAGCGGTCAGGATGTGATTGTGGGGGTCAACCGCTACCGTTTGGACAGTGAAACCCCTGTAGATGTGTTGCAGATTGACAACGTGAAAGTGCGAAAACAGCAGATTGCCCGCCTGAAACAGATCCGGTCATCACGGGACAGCCAGAAAGTTGATGCTGTCCTGAAAAACCTTGAACAGGCTGGACTTTCTGGAGAAGGGAATCTGCTGGCCCTGAGCATTGAGGCCATGCGGGTGCGTGCCACGGTGGGAGAAGTCAGCACTGCACTGGAACACGCTTTTGGCCGCTACCGTGCAGAGGTGAAAAGCATGACCGGCGTGTACGCCAGCCATTATGCAGACCAGGAACGCATTGCAGACCTCAGAAAACAGACAGAGGCATTTCAGGAGCGCACTGGACGCAGGCCCCGAATTCTGGTGGTCAAACTCGGGCAGGACGGACACGACCGGGGGGCCAGGGTGATTGCCACAGGTCTGGCAGATGTGGGCTTCGATGTGGACCTGGGCTCCCTGTTCCAGACCCCCGAAGAAGCAGCACGTCAGGCCATTGAGAACGATGTGCATGTGGTGGGGGTGTCCACGCAGGCTGCAGGACACCTCACGCTGGTGCCTGACCTGATTGCAGAACTGCAGAAACAGGGGGCCGGTGACATTCTGGTGGTGGCCGGAGGGGTGATTCCGCCGCAAGACCACCACCTGCTGTACGAAGCCGGGGTTTCCGCCATTTTCACACCGGGCACGGTGGTGATGGACGCTGCCCAGGACCTCCTTAATTTGCTGCAAGATGCCCAGTCCTGA
- the meaB gene encoding methylmalonyl Co-A mutase-associated GTPase MeaB — MPSPDLHRPDLFAQLLQGNRRALARTITLLESRKPEHQEQARALLQQLLPYTGKALRIGISGTPGAGKSTFIEAFGLHLIQQNLKVAVLTIDPSSGVSGGSILADKTRMEKLSSRPEAFIRPSPSAGVLGGVALHTREVMLACEAAGFEVILIETVGVGQSETLVSSLTDVFLMLTLPNAGDDLQAVKRGILELVDLVLINKTDLLPEKANLTQVQLESAFRLQKTAAKVLQISALQGKGIAQVWEHLKLWREKHAADLLHKRQDQQAAWFEEHLKQLVWLHFQAQVNPQKREALRQQARTGTMDPLNAAHLLLEDTHGEKHFPEDH, encoded by the coding sequence ATGCCCAGTCCTGATTTGCACCGTCCTGATCTGTTTGCTCAGTTGTTGCAGGGGAACCGTCGGGCACTGGCCCGCACCATCACATTGCTGGAAAGCCGCAAACCAGAACATCAAGAGCAGGCCAGAGCCCTGTTGCAACAGCTGCTCCCATACACCGGAAAGGCCCTGAGGATCGGCATCAGTGGGACGCCCGGAGCAGGGAAGAGCACCTTCATTGAGGCTTTTGGGTTGCACCTGATCCAGCAGAATCTGAAAGTGGCTGTCCTGACCATCGACCCAAGTTCAGGCGTTTCAGGCGGGTCCATTCTGGCAGACAAGACCCGCATGGAAAAGCTGTCCAGCCGTCCAGAGGCTTTCATCCGCCCCAGTCCCAGTGCAGGGGTGCTGGGAGGGGTGGCCCTGCACACCCGTGAAGTGATGCTGGCCTGTGAAGCAGCAGGTTTTGAGGTCATCCTGATCGAGACCGTCGGGGTGGGCCAATCGGAAACGCTGGTGTCCAGCCTCACCGATGTCTTTTTGATGCTGACCCTGCCCAATGCTGGAGACGACCTGCAGGCGGTCAAAAGGGGCATTCTGGAACTGGTGGATCTGGTCCTCATCAACAAAACCGACCTTTTGCCCGAAAAGGCCAACCTGACCCAGGTGCAGCTGGAAAGTGCCTTCAGGCTGCAAAAAACAGCGGCAAAAGTGCTGCAGATCAGTGCATTGCAAGGCAAAGGCATTGCTCAGGTTTGGGAGCATCTGAAGCTCTGGCGTGAAAAACACGCTGCAGACCTCTTGCACAAAAGGCAGGACCAGCAGGCCGCGTGGTTTGAGGAGCACCTGAAACAGCTGGTGTGGCTGCATTTTCAGGCGCAGGTGAACCCCCAGAAACGCGAAGCCTTGCGCCAGCAGGCCAGAACAGGCACAATGGACCCGTTGAACGCTGCACATCTCTTGCTGGAGGACACCCATGGAGAAAAGCATTTTCCAGAGGATCATTGA
- a CDS encoding histidine triad nucleotide-binding protein: protein MEKSIFQRIIDREIPSQIVYEDEQFIAIRDIAPKAPVHLLLIPKRFSSRLDEISDAQHMGELFLTANKVAREHLTDYRLVVNVGAGGGQVVFHTHVHIMGGWEEKSEAEHLTDAAQ from the coding sequence ATGGAGAAAAGCATTTTCCAGAGGATCATTGACCGCGAAATTCCCTCGCAGATCGTTTACGAAGACGAGCAGTTCATCGCCATTCGGGACATTGCCCCCAAAGCCCCCGTGCACCTGCTGCTGATCCCCAAACGGTTTTCCAGCCGTCTGGATGAGATCTCAGATGCCCAGCACATGGGAGAACTGTTCCTGACCGCCAACAAAGTGGCCCGTGAGCACCTGACCGATTACCGTCTGGTGGTCAATGTGGGCGCAGGAGGCGGGCAGGTGGTGTTCCACACCCACGTGCACATCATGGGGGGCTGGGAAGAAAAATCCGAAGCCGAACACCTGACCGACGCTGCCCAATAA